A stretch of DNA from Microbacterium sp. LWS13-1.2:
CCGCCGAAGAAGGGCACCTCGTAGTCCTGGAACTCCGGAGACTCCAGCACGTTGACGTTCAGCGGGAAGATGATCTGGTTCTGCCAGCCGTCGTCCAGCGAAGCCTGGTCCGCGTAGACGCCGAACGCCACCTGGGCCGCGAGGTCGGGGTCGCTCGCCTGGCTCGACACCGAGAAGGCGGAGCCACCCCAGTTGATAGCGATGGGGTTGCTCGCATCCCACTGCGGCATCGGGGCAGTCGCCCAGACACCGGCATCCGCGCCCTCGCCGACGCCCGCGCCCTGGAGGTAGCCCGGAGCCCAGGCGGCCGAGAGGTAGGTGGCGTAGTCGCCGTTGATGACACCCGCGATGTACTCGGGCGTGAACTGGTCCTCCGTGCCGACAAGATCCTTCTCGACAAGTCCGCTCCAGTAGTCGAGGACCTCCTTGACCTCGGCGCTGTTGAGGTCGATCCCGATCTCACCTTCGTTGGCGGGGTCGTACTCGAACGGCTGCGCGCCGTTCTGGTACATCAGCGCCGTGACCTCGGCGGGCTGGTTCGCGGCGAAGCTGGCGAAGACCGGGCCCCCGGCATCCTTCACCGTCTGCGCGGCAGTCTCGAGCTCAGCCCACGTGGTGGGCGGAGTGATGCCGTACTGATCGAAGATGTCGGTGCGGTAGATCATGCCCATCGGGCCGCCGTCGACCGGAGCGCCGTAGACGCCGTCGCCGACGGAGACGTCCTTCCACGCGCCCTCGCTGAAGTTGTCCTTCACGTCCTCGTAGCCGAGGTCGTTCAGCTCGACCAGGGCGTCCTGCGCCTGGAAGGTCGCGATCCGGTCAGCCTCGACCATCATGACGTCGGGGGCGCCGCTGCCGGCTGAGATCGCGGTCTGGAACTTGTCGTAGGCGTCACCGCCCGCACCGGCGTTCGTCCAGCAG
This window harbors:
- a CDS encoding extracellular solute-binding protein — translated: MKTKPVLAAVTALALVGALAACTAGGGGDNADGGGNDDANCTNSIPKEDLPVVTMWAWYPNMELVVDNFNEQNDEVQVCWTNAGAGGDAYDKFQTAISAGSGAPDVMMVEADRIATFQAQDALVELNDLGYEDVKDNFSEGAWKDVSVGDGVYGAPVDGGPMGMIYRTDIFDQYGITPPTTWAELETAAQTVKDAGGPVFASFAANQPAEVTALMYQNGAQPFEYDPANEGEIGIDLNSAEVKEVLDYWSGLVEKDLVGTEDQFTPEYIAGVINGDYATYLSAAWAPGYLQGAGVGEGADAGVWATAPMPQWDASNPIAINWGGSAFSVSSQASDPDLAAQVAFGVYADQASLDDGWQNQIIFPLNVNVLESPEFQDYEVPFFGGQQANKEVYVPAAHAYEGMTYTPIGQYYYSQLTEQIARINEGSATGSEAADALQEAVVAYAEEQGFTVK